From one Rhodamnia argentea isolate NSW1041297 chromosome 1, ASM2092103v1, whole genome shotgun sequence genomic stretch:
- the LOC115738972 gene encoding proteasome subunit beta type-5-B has product MKLDTSGLESTMPIFGMNKELLEGFSAAPSFEIPGACDFDNFQKEAVQMVKPAKGTTTLAFIFKEGVMVAADSRASMGGYISSQSVKKIIEINPHMLGTMAGGAADCQFWHRNLGIKCRLHELANKRRISVTGASKLLANILYSYRGMGLSVGTMIAGWDETGPGLYYVDSEGGRLKGTRFSVGSGSPYAYGVLDSGYRYDMSVEEAAELARRAIYHATFRDGASGGVASVYHVGPTGWKKLSGDDVGELHYRYYPVMPSTVEQEMAEVAAAP; this is encoded by the exons ATGAAGCTTGATACCAGCGGCCTTGAGTCCACCATGCCAATTTTCGGGATGAACAAAGAGCTGCTTGAGGGGTTTTCGGCTGCCCCGTCTTTTGAAATTCCTGGTGCTTGTGAT TTCGACAACTTTCAAAAGGAAGCTGTGCAGATGGTGAAGCCTGCTAAGGGAACGACAAcccttgcttttatttttaagGAGGGTGTTATGGTTGCTGCTGATTCTCGAGCTAGCATGGGAGGCTATATCT CATCTCAGTCAGTGAAGAAGATAATTGAAATAAATCCACACATGCTTGGAACAATGGCTGGAGGAGCTGCTGACTGCCAATTTTGGCACCGAAATCTAGGTATTAAG TGTCGGCTCCATGAATTGGCAAACAAACGGAGGATCTCAGTCACGGGGGCTTCAAAGCTCCTTGCAAACATTCTCTATTCGTATCGTGGAATGGGTCTATCGGTTGGGACGATGATCGCTGGCTGGGATGAGACG GGCCCAGGTCTATATTATGTGGACAGTGAGGGAGGAAGATTGAAAGGGACTCGGTTCTCGGTTGGATCTGGGTCACCATATGCATATGGGGTTTTGGATAGCGG CTACCGTTATGACATGTCAGTTGAAGAAGCTGCAGAATTGGCTAGAAGAGCCATTTACCATGCAACTTTTCGTGATGGAGCCAGTGGTGGAGTTGCAAGCG TTTATCATGTGGGACCAACTGGATGGAAGAAGCTATCTGGTGATGATGTTGGGGAACTTCACTACAGATACTACCCTGTCATGCCTAGCACGGTGGAACAGGAAATGGCTGAAGTAGCGGCGGCACCATGA